From one Streptomyces sp. NBC_01478 genomic stretch:
- a CDS encoding universal stress protein, translating into MTEQHSTQFERGTDGPKVIVAGVDGSDSSLRAAAYAAGLARRQGALLAMVYVQPVLAAGAAMGAPVADTTDEIAENLVAQIRHETERVKGIFDIRWEFHTFRGDPYGGLVKAADQLKADAVIVGASEQAGHRIIGSVAVRLVKAGRWPVTVVP; encoded by the coding sequence GTGACGGAACAGCACTCAACTCAGTTCGAGCGAGGCACGGACGGGCCCAAGGTGATCGTGGCCGGAGTGGACGGCTCCGACTCCTCGCTCCGGGCGGCGGCATATGCCGCGGGCCTGGCCAGGCGTCAGGGCGCGCTGCTCGCGATGGTGTACGTGCAGCCGGTGCTGGCGGCGGGCGCGGCCATGGGGGCACCGGTCGCCGACACGACCGACGAGATCGCCGAGAACCTCGTCGCGCAGATCCGCCACGAGACCGAGCGCGTGAAGGGGATATTCGACATCCGCTGGGAGTTCCACACCTTCCGCGGCGATCCCTACGGCGGGCTGGTCAAGGCGGCCGACCAGCTCAAGGCCGACGCGGTCATCGTCGGCGCGTCGGAACAGGCGGGGCACCGGATCATCGGGTCGGTGGCGGTGCGGTTGGTGAAGGCGGGGCGGTGGCCGGTGACGGTGGTGCCGTAG
- a CDS encoding CapA family protein, whose product MIARRRQVAVALAGLLTAAAACQAQHHDSKASARPAPPAPRGFTLVAAGDILPHSSVLDRARFDAGGTGYDFRPMLSAVQPLVSRADLALCHIESVYGDSTGGAPLTSPPEEAQGLAATGYDSCSTASDHSLDLGAAGVQRTLDTLDGAGVRHTGTARTDAEARAVTLLRAGPAKVAQLAYTADTNGVPLPQGEPWSVNLLDPARVVADARAARRAGADVVVVSLRWGTPGQDAPDPRQLELARELTAARTDGRPDIDLILGTHARTPQAYEKVNGTWVVYGLGDQITGEMYDNAGTQDPGGNLSTIGRFTFVPPARPGGRWEVTRAEFVPQLFDIDAGRVVDVNRAIGQGADLTGDRDRIREVVLSRGAAKDGLVMGK is encoded by the coding sequence ATGATTGCACGCAGACGCCAGGTGGCCGTCGCCCTCGCGGGCCTTCTCACCGCGGCCGCCGCCTGCCAGGCCCAGCACCACGACTCGAAGGCGTCCGCCCGTCCGGCGCCGCCCGCTCCCCGCGGCTTCACCCTCGTCGCCGCCGGTGACATCCTCCCGCACAGCTCCGTCCTCGACCGGGCCCGCTTCGACGCCGGCGGCACCGGCTACGACTTCCGGCCGATGCTCTCCGCCGTCCAACCCCTCGTCTCCCGCGCCGATCTGGCGCTGTGTCACATCGAGAGCGTCTACGGCGACTCCACCGGTGGCGCGCCCCTCACGTCCCCGCCCGAGGAGGCCCAGGGCCTCGCGGCGACCGGTTACGACAGTTGCTCCACCGCGTCCGACCACAGCCTCGACCTCGGCGCCGCGGGCGTGCAACGCACGCTCGACACCCTCGACGGCGCCGGCGTACGGCACACGGGGACGGCGCGCACCGACGCCGAGGCGCGCGCGGTCACCCTGCTGCGCGCCGGTCCGGCGAAGGTCGCCCAGCTCGCCTACACCGCCGACACGAACGGTGTCCCGCTCCCGCAGGGCGAGCCCTGGTCCGTCAACCTCCTCGACCCCGCCCGCGTCGTCGCCGACGCCCGGGCCGCCCGCCGCGCGGGCGCCGACGTGGTCGTCGTCTCCCTGCGCTGGGGCACGCCGGGCCAGGACGCGCCCGACCCGCGACAACTGGAGCTGGCCAGGGAACTCACCGCCGCCCGCACCGACGGCCGCCCCGACATCGACCTCATCCTCGGCACCCACGCCCGCACCCCGCAGGCGTACGAGAAGGTCAACGGCACCTGGGTGGTCTACGGACTCGGCGACCAGATCACCGGCGAGATGTACGACAACGCGGGCACCCAGGACCCCGGCGGCAACCTGAGCACCATCGGCCGCTTCACCTTCGTACCGCCCGCCCGGCCCGGAGGGCGCTGGGAGGTGACCCGGGCCGAGTTCGTCCCGCAGTTGTTCGACATCGACGCGGGCCGGGTCGTCGACGTCAACCGGGCGATCGGCCAGGGCGCCGACCTGACCGGCGACCGCGACCGCATCCGCGAGGTGGTGCTCAGCCGGGGCGCGGCGAAGGACGGGCTGGTGATGGGGAAGTAG
- a CDS encoding MarR family winged helix-turn-helix transcriptional regulator — protein sequence MNDSAPLPPPLSPDELGHRLTEVFDLVGPLYRRALRKVEQGEPVEGVSVGVRAVLDLLRQHGPMTVPQMGRAQALSRQFVQRMVNEASVHGWVEATPNPAHQRSSLIRLTEEGRAVITSVLGREHHLNRQVGGDLTDADLSACVRVLTEILRTFDHVDVD from the coding sequence GTGAACGACTCCGCTCCCCTCCCCCCTCCCCTCTCCCCCGACGAACTCGGCCATCGCCTCACCGAGGTGTTCGATCTGGTGGGCCCGCTCTACCGGCGCGCCCTGCGCAAGGTCGAGCAGGGCGAACCGGTCGAGGGGGTCTCCGTCGGCGTACGCGCCGTACTGGACCTGCTGCGACAGCACGGGCCCATGACGGTGCCCCAGATGGGCCGGGCCCAGGCCCTGAGCCGGCAGTTCGTGCAGCGCATGGTCAACGAGGCGTCGGTCCACGGCTGGGTGGAGGCCACACCCAACCCCGCACACCAGCGGTCCTCCCTGATCCGGCTCACGGAGGAGGGCCGCGCCGTCATCACGTCCGTCCTCGGCCGCGAGCACCACCTGAACCGCCAGGTCGGCGGCGATCTGACCGACGCCGACCTCAGCGCGTGCGTACGGGTGCTCACCGAGATCCTCAGGACCTTCGACCACGTGGACGTGGACTGA
- the lysX gene encoding bifunctional lysylphosphatidylglycerol synthetase/lysine--tRNA ligase LysX, which produces MTATAEAARSKDTKGPIRPPGNGFLSRVPEGFATFFGALGLLCVLLALIAPLRRVLRPVVRFLDLLIVPVSANLAYAVFLFLLAAATAARKKIAWWLVVVYLGLLVLTDILGVALGLYAESLPSLIVCALLLVLLIVARSQFYAASRRAAVRRALAVLLAGLAVAILAGWGLVALFPGTLPTSQHLGWAADRVCGGLVSGRSFDGRPPRALFFLLGLFGALALLNAATVLFRSQRLEAALHGDEEDRIRALLTAYGGQDSLGYFATRRDKAVVFSPSGKAAVTYRVEAGVCLASGDPVGDREAWPHAIAAWLDLARRHGWAPAVMGASEDGAKALARAGLGALQLGDEAILHVADFDLAGRDMRVTRQAVSRVRRTGATCRIRRHATLTDAEMEEIVDRADTWRDTETERGFSMALDRLGDPADGDCLLVEALGEDGKLLALLSLVPWGTDGVSLDLMRRDRTAPNGVMEFMVAELCVTAPKLGVHRISLNFAVFRSAFEEGARIGAGPVLRLWRRLLLFFSKWWQLEALYRSNAKYQPEWYPRFICYGETASLARISLASGIAEGFVSVPSLRQLWGKGHQKSGPRPATTADLPPLSALGLGGEDEADGPESGLPEQVRVRHHKLDRLRAAGIDPYPVGVPQRTHTLAEVRAGDQVTVAGRVMLVRDLGGIVFLTLRDWSGDHQLALTRAGSGPGLDRFVTDTDIGDHITATGRAGTSDKGEPTVFVTSWQLTGKCLRPLPDKHRGLTDPEAKVRMRYLDLVASPAACDVVRARSTAVQALRQGLLERGYLEVETPMLQQIHGGANARPFTTHINAYDLDLYLRIAPELYLKRLCVGGLEKVFEMGRTFRNEGVSYKHNPEFTMLEAYQAYADYDVMLDLVRELIQGAATAAFGSAVARKDGEEYDISGVWPVKTVHGAISEALGEEVDADTDLARLHRLCDRAGVPYGADDGRGDVVLEMYERLVEEPTRLPTFYKDFPTDVSPLTRQHRTDPRLAERWDLVAFGTELGTAYSELTDPVEQRRRLTAQSLLAAGGDPEAMELDEDFLDALEYAMPPTGGLGIGVDRLVMFLTGLTIRETLPFPLVRRR; this is translated from the coding sequence ATGACTGCCACCGCGGAGGCCGCCAGGTCCAAGGACACCAAGGGTCCGATACGACCGCCCGGCAACGGCTTCCTCAGCAGGGTGCCCGAGGGCTTCGCGACCTTCTTCGGCGCCCTCGGCCTGCTCTGCGTCCTGCTCGCCCTCATCGCCCCGCTGCGCCGCGTACTGCGCCCGGTGGTCCGCTTCCTCGACCTGCTGATCGTCCCTGTCAGCGCCAACCTCGCCTACGCCGTCTTCCTCTTCCTGCTGGCCGCCGCGACCGCCGCCCGCAAGAAGATCGCCTGGTGGCTGGTCGTCGTCTATCTGGGCCTGCTCGTCCTGACCGACATCCTCGGCGTGGCCCTCGGCCTGTACGCCGAGTCCCTCCCGTCGCTCATCGTGTGCGCCCTGCTGCTGGTCCTGCTGATCGTGGCCCGCAGCCAGTTCTACGCCGCCTCCCGCCGCGCGGCCGTCCGGCGGGCCCTCGCCGTCCTCCTCGCCGGACTCGCCGTGGCGATCCTCGCCGGCTGGGGACTGGTCGCCCTGTTCCCCGGCACCCTGCCCACGAGCCAGCACCTGGGCTGGGCCGCCGACCGGGTCTGCGGCGGCCTGGTCTCCGGCCGCTCCTTCGACGGGCGCCCGCCCCGCGCCCTGTTCTTCCTCCTCGGCCTGTTCGGCGCGCTCGCCCTCCTCAACGCGGCCACCGTCCTCTTCCGCTCCCAACGCCTCGAAGCGGCCCTGCACGGCGACGAGGAGGACCGCATCCGCGCCCTCCTGACGGCCTACGGCGGCCAGGACTCCCTCGGCTACTTCGCCACCCGGCGCGACAAGGCCGTCGTCTTCTCGCCCAGCGGCAAGGCCGCCGTCACCTACCGCGTCGAGGCCGGCGTCTGCCTCGCCAGCGGCGACCCCGTCGGCGACCGCGAGGCCTGGCCGCACGCCATCGCCGCCTGGCTCGACCTGGCCCGCCGCCACGGCTGGGCCCCGGCTGTGATGGGCGCCTCCGAGGACGGCGCGAAAGCCTTGGCCCGCGCGGGACTTGGTGCCCTCCAACTCGGCGACGAGGCCATCCTGCACGTCGCCGACTTCGACCTCGCCGGCCGCGACATGCGCGTCACCCGCCAGGCCGTGAGCCGCGTCCGCCGCACCGGTGCCACCTGCCGCATCCGCCGCCACGCCACCCTCACCGACGCGGAGATGGAGGAGATCGTCGACCGCGCCGACACCTGGCGCGACACCGAGACCGAACGCGGCTTCTCCATGGCCCTGGACCGCCTCGGCGACCCGGCCGACGGCGACTGCCTCCTCGTCGAAGCGCTCGGCGAGGACGGCAAGTTGCTCGCCCTGCTCTCCCTCGTCCCCTGGGGCACCGACGGCGTCTCCCTCGACCTGATGCGCCGCGACCGCACCGCGCCCAACGGCGTCATGGAGTTCATGGTCGCGGAACTCTGCGTCACCGCACCGAAGTTGGGCGTCCACCGGATCTCCCTCAACTTCGCCGTGTTCCGCTCGGCCTTCGAGGAGGGCGCCCGCATCGGCGCGGGTCCCGTGCTCCGGCTGTGGCGCCGCCTGCTCCTGTTCTTCTCCAAGTGGTGGCAGTTGGAGGCCCTTTACCGCTCCAACGCCAAGTACCAGCCCGAGTGGTACCCCCGCTTCATCTGCTACGGCGAGACCGCCTCCCTCGCCCGCATCAGCCTCGCCTCCGGCATCGCCGAGGGCTTCGTCTCCGTACCGTCGCTGCGCCAACTCTGGGGAAAGGGGCACCAGAAGAGCGGCCCGCGGCCCGCGACCACCGCGGACCTGCCGCCCCTGTCGGCGCTAGGCCTCGGCGGCGAGGACGAGGCCGACGGCCCGGAGAGCGGACTGCCCGAACAGGTCCGCGTCCGGCACCACAAGCTCGACCGCCTCCGCGCGGCCGGCATCGACCCCTACCCGGTCGGCGTCCCGCAACGCACCCACACCCTCGCCGAGGTCCGCGCGGGGGACCAAGTCACCGTCGCCGGGCGGGTGATGCTCGTGCGCGACCTCGGCGGCATCGTCTTCCTCACCCTGCGCGACTGGTCCGGCGACCACCAACTCGCCCTCACCCGCGCCGGGTCGGGCCCGGGCCTCGACCGCTTCGTCACGGACACCGACATCGGCGACCACATCACCGCCACCGGCCGCGCGGGCACCAGCGACAAGGGCGAACCCACCGTCTTCGTCACCTCCTGGCAGCTCACCGGAAAGTGCCTGCGCCCGCTGCCCGACAAACACCGCGGCCTCACCGACCCCGAGGCCAAGGTCCGCATGCGCTACCTCGACCTCGTCGCCAGCCCCGCCGCCTGTGACGTCGTCCGCGCCCGCTCCACCGCCGTACAGGCCCTGCGCCAGGGCCTGTTGGAGCGCGGCTACCTGGAGGTCGAGACCCCGATGCTCCAGCAGATCCACGGCGGCGCCAACGCCCGCCCCTTCACCACCCACATCAACGCCTACGACCTCGACCTGTATCTGCGCATCGCCCCCGAGCTGTACCTCAAACGCCTCTGCGTCGGCGGCCTGGAGAAGGTCTTCGAGATGGGCCGCACCTTCCGCAACGAGGGCGTCTCCTACAAGCACAACCCCGAGTTCACGATGCTGGAGGCCTACCAGGCGTACGCCGACTACGACGTGATGCTCGACCTCGTCCGCGAACTGATCCAGGGCGCGGCCACCGCCGCCTTCGGCTCCGCCGTCGCCCGCAAGGACGGCGAGGAGTACGACATCTCCGGGGTCTGGCCGGTGAAGACCGTGCACGGCGCGATCTCCGAGGCGCTCGGCGAGGAGGTCGACGCCGACACCGACCTGGCCCGCCTGCACCGGCTGTGCGACCGCGCGGGCGTGCCGTACGGCGCCGACGACGGCCGCGGGGACGTCGTACTGGAGATGTACGAGCGGCTGGTGGAGGAGCCGACCCGGCTGCCGACCTTCTACAAGGACTTCCCGACCGACGTCTCCCCCCTCACCCGGCAGCACCGCACCGACCCGCGGCTCGCCGAACGCTGGGACCTGGTCGCCTTCGGCACCGAACTCGGCACCGCCTACTCCGAACTGACCGACCCCGTCGAACAGCGCCGCCGCCTCACCGCCCAGTCGCTGCTCGCCGCCGGGGGAGACCCCGAGGCGATGGAGCTCGACGAGGACTTCCTCGACGCCCTCGAATACGCGATGCCGCCCACCGGCGGACTCGGCATCGGCGTCGACCGACTCGTCATGTTCCTCACCGGTCTGACGATCCGTGAGACGCTGCCGTTCCCCCTCGTCCGGCGGCGCTGA
- a CDS encoding alpha/beta fold hydrolase, with protein MTAASELSFFASADGDLAYRDVGTGAPVVLLHSGFADHRVFDDQLPALTPDFHVIAPDIRGHGFSANASRPFRWADDLGSLLRHLDLGPAVLVGLSMGAAVATDTALEHPELVRAIVVGGGGTSAFEYKDPQLLEHTARAGQLLCAGDIEGWLDHFPEGVAGPRRTPDEVDPVVLRRLRELTAHTISKHTPGEKDWYVPLDDPWPRVPKLDVPVLAIHGALDWPDSLAMAQRFADTVPNGRAVTIEGVGHYPNMEKPERFNEILTDFLGTL; from the coding sequence ATGACGGCTGCTTCGGAACTGAGCTTCTTCGCATCTGCCGACGGGGACCTGGCCTACCGCGACGTGGGCACCGGCGCCCCCGTGGTCCTCCTCCACTCCGGCTTCGCCGACCACCGCGTCTTCGACGACCAACTACCGGCCCTCACCCCCGACTTCCACGTCATCGCCCCCGACATCCGGGGCCACGGCTTCTCGGCCAACGCGAGCAGACCGTTCCGCTGGGCCGACGACCTGGGGAGCCTCCTGCGCCACCTCGACCTCGGGCCGGCGGTCCTGGTCGGCCTGTCGATGGGCGCGGCCGTAGCGACCGACACCGCGCTGGAGCACCCCGAACTGGTCCGCGCGATCGTCGTCGGCGGCGGCGGGACCAGCGCGTTCGAGTACAAGGACCCGCAACTGCTGGAGCACACGGCCCGCGCCGGTCAACTGCTCTGCGCGGGCGACATCGAGGGCTGGCTGGACCACTTCCCCGAAGGCGTGGCAGGCCCGCGTCGCACGCCGGACGAGGTCGACCCAGTGGTCCTGCGACGCCTGCGTGAACTGACCGCCCACACGATCTCCAAGCACACACCGGGCGAGAAGGACTGGTACGTCCCCTTGGACGACCCCTGGCCCCGCGTCCCGAAACTCGACGTCCCCGTCCTCGCCATCCACGGCGCCCTCGACTGGCCCGACAGCCTCGCCATGGCCCAGCGCTTCGCCGACACGGTCCCGAACGGCCGCGCCGTGACGATCGAGGGCGTCGGCCACTACCCGAACATGGAGAAGCCGGAACGCTTCAACGAGATCCTGACGGACTTTCTCGGCACGCTCTGA
- a CDS encoding sigma-70 family RNA polymerase sigma factor, with protein sequence MTAGPTLRDGTTAEHELAALQREHGRPLFALLLRLCDGDRQRAEDLVQETLVRAWQHPEALRADDFESVRPWLLTVGRRLAIDARRARQARPPEVGDAVLENARVCADHAERSAATLDVREAVKTLTPEHREVLVLVYFHGASVAEAAAALGIPPGTVKSRAYYALRALRRVLPGYAADLR encoded by the coding sequence ATGACGGCCGGACCCACGCTCAGAGACGGAACGACCGCCGAGCACGAGCTCGCCGCACTGCAGCGCGAGCACGGCAGGCCGCTCTTCGCGCTGCTGCTCCGGCTCTGCGACGGCGACCGCCAGCGCGCCGAGGACCTCGTCCAGGAGACCCTGGTCCGCGCGTGGCAGCACCCCGAGGCGCTGCGCGCCGACGACTTCGAGTCCGTACGGCCCTGGCTGCTGACGGTGGGCCGGCGGCTCGCCATCGACGCGCGCCGGGCCCGGCAGGCGCGACCGCCCGAGGTCGGGGACGCGGTGCTGGAGAACGCACGCGTCTGTGCCGATCACGCGGAACGGTCGGCGGCGACGCTCGATGTGCGGGAGGCTGTGAAGACACTCACTCCGGAGCACCGTGAAGTCCTGGTGCTCGTGTATTTCCACGGGGCGAGTGTGGCGGAGGCCGCGGCGGCACTCGGGATTCCGCCCGGTACGGTGAAGTCCCGCGCGTACTACGCGCTGCGCGCCCTGCGCCGGGTGCTTCCGGGTTATGCCGCCGACCTGCGGTGA